A region of Streptomyces cinnamoneus DNA encodes the following proteins:
- a CDS encoding C40 family peptidase, with protein MSRKKTTSRKKAAGPARRRTLHALVVLGLLGTSAYLTVELRDRQQEKAPPVQSVGRPEGAAAGKAVPSGERRFERLAGPARTVVRAADGSVLATFTDNARTAVLTGPSRTFTEPNFTEAKVTSDSWVRLLPQQWKEGAEKSAWFKDWFERYLGSQEPDVLAFSMEYLDGAPQKKDVHGLVYAGDAQFGPVNPNGSQAGDLRLEQSDFYDYLGIPYTFRDGTVERPEPQRLRAIDCSGFVRTVFGYRARYPLLGKDVKGDGLPRTADGMARLSPGVPVLELTGKRPENIDKLQPGDLVFFEIDKRTGERLDHVGIYLGLDTDGKPRFVSSREEANGPTFGDKGGTARLDGNGFYAAGLRSAKRL; from the coding sequence ATGTCCCGCAAGAAGACGACGTCCCGCAAGAAGGCGGCAGGCCCGGCCCGCCGGCGGACGCTGCACGCGCTGGTCGTGCTCGGCCTGCTCGGCACGAGCGCCTACCTGACCGTGGAGCTGCGCGACCGGCAGCAGGAGAAGGCGCCACCGGTGCAGTCCGTCGGCCGTCCCGAGGGTGCCGCGGCGGGCAAGGCGGTGCCCTCGGGCGAGCGCCGTTTCGAGCGCCTGGCCGGCCCGGCCCGTACGGTCGTCCGCGCGGCCGACGGCAGCGTCCTGGCCACCTTCACCGACAACGCCCGCACCGCGGTGCTCACAGGCCCCAGCCGCACCTTCACCGAGCCCAACTTCACCGAGGCGAAGGTGACCTCCGACAGCTGGGTGCGGCTGCTGCCGCAGCAGTGGAAGGAGGGCGCCGAGAAGTCCGCCTGGTTCAAGGACTGGTTCGAGCGGTACCTCGGCAGCCAGGAGCCCGACGTCCTCGCGTTCTCGATGGAGTACCTGGACGGCGCCCCGCAGAAGAAGGACGTCCACGGCCTCGTCTACGCGGGCGACGCCCAGTTCGGCCCCGTCAACCCCAACGGCTCGCAGGCCGGCGACCTGCGCCTGGAGCAGTCGGACTTCTACGACTACCTCGGCATCCCGTACACGTTCCGCGACGGCACGGTGGAGCGGCCCGAGCCGCAGCGCCTGCGCGCCATCGACTGCTCGGGCTTCGTCCGCACGGTCTTCGGCTACCGGGCCCGCTATCCGCTGCTGGGCAAGGACGTCAAGGGCGACGGCCTGCCGCGCACCGCCGACGGCATGGCCCGCCTCTCCCCCGGCGTCCCGGTGCTGGAGCTGACCGGCAAGCGGCCCGAGAACATCGACAAGCTGCAGCCGGGCGACCTGGTCTTCTTCGAGATCGACAAGCGCACCGGGGAACGCCTCGACCACGTGGGCATCTACCTGGGCCTGGACACCGACGGCAAGCCCCGCTTCGTCTCCAGCCGCGAGGAGGCCAACGGCCCCACCTTCGGCGACAAGGGTGGCACCGCCCGCCTCGACGGCAACGGCTTCTACGCGGCGGGGCTGCGGAGCGCCAAGCGGCTGTGA
- a CDS encoding sugar ABC transporter permease: MTTDLSKEAQEPQDSPGSADSQEAPPAAPAAVTAVDPRLLVREEGFAGYWGEFRRKLRSGELGSLPVVVGLIVIGLVFQLNDSAFLGAENLSNLFVTAAGTGLIAVGIVFVLILGEIDLSVGSVSGLASAVFAVLNINHGMPEWLALVLAILSGAVVGVVHGFFFARIGVPAFVVTLAGLLGWNGLMLQVLGSNGTINLDDSGLVAGLTNHYFSDVAAAYGLATLAVAAFFLTSWRDGRRREAMGVPSRPLSEIVLRTVALAVPAYVVAWLFNQYKGLPLAVVIFLGVVIALDFVLRRTSYGRKVFALGGSVEAARRAGINVSAIRISVFALSGTMAALGGMFLASQINAANQSSGAGSLLMNAIAAAVIGGTSLFGGRGSTWSALLGVLVIQSIASGMALLGIASAVQYMITGAVLLAAVVIDSVSRRTQKTAGRA; this comes from the coding sequence GTGACCACCGACCTGTCCAAGGAAGCCCAGGAACCCCAGGACTCCCCGGGATCCGCGGACTCCCAGGAGGCCCCTCCGGCGGCCCCGGCCGCCGTCACCGCCGTCGACCCGCGCCTGCTGGTCCGCGAGGAGGGCTTCGCCGGTTACTGGGGCGAGTTCCGCCGGAAGCTGCGCAGCGGCGAGCTGGGCTCGCTGCCCGTGGTCGTCGGGCTGATCGTCATCGGCCTGGTCTTCCAGCTGAACGACTCGGCCTTCCTCGGCGCGGAGAACCTCTCCAACCTCTTCGTCACCGCCGCCGGCACCGGTCTGATCGCGGTCGGCATCGTGTTCGTGCTGATCCTCGGCGAGATCGACCTGTCGGTCGGTTCGGTGAGCGGCCTGGCCTCCGCGGTCTTCGCCGTCCTCAACATCAACCACGGCATGCCGGAGTGGCTCGCGCTCGTCCTGGCGATCCTCTCGGGGGCCGTCGTCGGCGTCGTGCACGGCTTCTTCTTCGCCCGCATCGGCGTGCCCGCCTTCGTCGTCACCCTGGCCGGCCTGCTCGGCTGGAACGGCCTGATGCTCCAGGTGCTCGGCTCCAACGGCACCATCAACCTCGACGACTCCGGCCTCGTCGCGGGACTGACCAACCACTACTTCAGCGACGTCGCGGCGGCCTACGGCCTGGCCACGCTGGCGGTGGCGGCGTTCTTCCTGACCTCCTGGCGGGACGGCAGACGGCGCGAGGCGATGGGCGTCCCCAGCCGCCCGCTGAGCGAGATCGTCCTGCGCACGGTCGCGCTGGCGGTGCCCGCCTACGTGGTGGCCTGGCTGTTCAACCAGTACAAGGGCCTGCCGCTGGCCGTGGTGATCTTCCTCGGGGTGGTGATCGCGCTCGACTTCGTCCTGCGCCGCACCTCCTACGGGCGCAAGGTCTTCGCCCTGGGCGGCAGCGTGGAGGCGGCCCGCCGGGCCGGCATCAACGTCTCCGCCATCCGGATCTCGGTCTTCGCCCTGTCCGGCACGATGGCGGCCCTCGGCGGCATGTTCCTGGCGTCCCAGATCAACGCCGCGAACCAGTCCTCCGGCGCCGGCAGCCTCCTGATGAACGCCATCGCGGCGGCCGTCATCGGCGGCACCAGCCTCTTCGGCGGCCGCGGCAGCACCTGGTCCGCGCTGCTGGGCGTGCTGGTGATCCAGTCCATCGCCTCCGGCATGGCCCTGCTGGGCATCGCCTCGGCGGTCCAGTACATGATCACCGGTGCGGTCCTGCTGGCCGCCGTGGTGATCGACTCGGTGTCCCGCCGCACCCAGAAGACGGCCGGACGGGCGTAA
- a CDS encoding substrate-binding domain-containing protein, whose translation MNAHLRRAAVAVAAVSMAAGLAACGSAKEAGDGGDKKKDKKGPLTIGLLLPENQTARYERFDKPLIEKKIKELGGPDVKVLYENAKQDAAVQQQQVDTMITKKVDALIVDAVDAKSIASSVKKANDKGIPVVAYDRLAEGPVKAYTSVDNERVGKIQAESLLKELGDNADKGQIVMMNGAITDPNAKMYKDGAHSVLDGKVKVGKEYDTKEWKPENANENMKGAISSLGKENIVGVYSANDGMAGGIITALRSAGFDKLPPVTGQDAELSAVQRILSDEQFMSVYKPYQPEAEAAASMAVALAQGKGLDSVAKSTVDSGSQKKIPAIIVTPFALTKADIGQYVGKEGFFTLDEICTDKYKAQCDQAGLK comes from the coding sequence GTGAACGCTCATCTGCGTCGTGCCGCGGTCGCCGTGGCCGCCGTGTCCATGGCCGCCGGTCTCGCCGCCTGTGGCAGCGCCAAGGAAGCCGGCGACGGCGGGGACAAGAAGAAGGACAAGAAGGGTCCCCTCACCATCGGGCTCCTCCTTCCGGAGAACCAGACCGCCCGTTACGAGCGCTTCGACAAGCCGCTGATCGAAAAGAAGATCAAGGAACTCGGCGGCCCCGACGTCAAGGTCCTCTACGAGAACGCCAAGCAGGACGCCGCGGTCCAGCAGCAGCAGGTCGACACCATGATCACCAAAAAGGTCGACGCGCTGATCGTCGACGCGGTGGACGCGAAGTCGATAGCGTCCTCGGTGAAGAAGGCCAATGACAAGGGCATTCCCGTCGTCGCCTACGACCGCCTCGCCGAGGGCCCGGTCAAGGCCTACACCTCCGTGGACAACGAGCGCGTCGGCAAGATCCAGGCCGAGTCCCTGCTGAAGGAACTGGGCGACAACGCCGACAAGGGCCAGATCGTGATGATGAACGGCGCGATCACCGACCCGAACGCCAAGATGTACAAGGACGGCGCCCACTCCGTGCTCGACGGCAAGGTCAAGGTCGGCAAGGAGTACGACACCAAGGAGTGGAAGCCGGAGAACGCCAACGAGAACATGAAGGGCGCCATCTCCTCGCTGGGCAAGGAGAACATCGTCGGCGTCTACTCCGCCAACGACGGCATGGCCGGCGGCATCATCACCGCCCTGCGCAGCGCCGGCTTCGACAAGCTCCCGCCGGTCACCGGCCAGGACGCCGAGCTGTCGGCCGTCCAGCGGATCCTCTCGGACGAGCAGTTCATGAGCGTCTACAAGCCGTACCAGCCCGAGGCCGAGGCCGCCGCCTCCATGGCCGTCGCCCTGGCCCAGGGCAAGGGCCTGGACTCCGTCGCCAAGTCCACCGTCGACAGCGGCTCGCAGAAGAAGATTCCCGCGATCATCGTCACCCCCTTCGCGCTGACCAAGGCCGACATCGGCCAGTACGTCGGCAAGGAGGGCTTCTTCACCCTGGACGAGATCTGCACCGACAAGTACAAGGCGCAGTGCGACCAGGCCGGCCTGAAGTAA
- a CDS encoding NTP pyrophosphohydrolase: MTVPLLVVDAANVVGSVPDGWWRDRRGAAERLRDRLAPRAREGLPPGTVTPPLPGPVEVVLVVEGAARGVGPVPGVRVEAAAGSGDDEVVAVVAGRVPGRRCVVVTADRELRERVTALGAEVVGPRSVRP, translated from the coding sequence ATGACCGTCCCTCTTCTCGTGGTGGACGCGGCCAACGTGGTCGGATCCGTGCCCGACGGCTGGTGGCGCGACCGCCGGGGCGCCGCCGAGCGGCTGCGCGACCGGCTGGCCCCCCGCGCCCGGGAGGGGCTCCCGCCGGGCACCGTCACACCGCCGCTGCCGGGTCCGGTGGAGGTCGTGCTGGTGGTGGAGGGTGCCGCGCGCGGCGTGGGCCCGGTGCCGGGCGTACGGGTCGAGGCGGCGGCGGGCAGCGGGGACGACGAGGTGGTCGCGGTGGTGGCCGGGCGGGTGCCGGGACGGCGCTGTGTCGTGGTCACCGCCGACCGGGAGCTGCGCGAGCGGGTGACGGCGCTGGGCGCCGAGGTGGTGGGGCCGCGGTCCGTGCGCCCGTAG
- the dxs gene encoding 1-deoxy-D-xylulose-5-phosphate synthase, with product MALLTRIREPRDLDRLTPEQLDRLAAEIRTFLVDAVSKTGGHLGPNLGVVELTIALHRVFDSPKDKILFDTGHQAYVHKLLTGRQDFSRLRAKGGLSGYPSREESEHDVIENSHASTVLGWADGLAKANQILDKKDHVVAVIGDGALTGGMAWEALNNIAVAKDRPLVIVVNDNERSYEPTIGGLADHLATLRTTDGYERFLARGKDLLERTPVVGKPLYETLHGAKKGLKDFIAPQGMFEDLGLKYVGPIDGHDIEALESALQRAKRFGGPVLVHCLTQKGRGYKHAEQNEADRFHGIGAIHPDTGLPVASGGASWTSVFADEMVKLGQEREDIVAITAAMMQPVGLGKFAKAFPGRVYDVGIAEQHAATSAAGLATGGLHPVFAVYATFLNRAFDQVLMDVALHRCGVTFVLDRAGVTGDDGASHNGMWDMSILQVVPGLRIAAPRDADQVRAQLREAVEVKDAPTVVRYSKGTVGPAVEAVDRVGGMDVLRRPAPGTERPDVLVVSVGALAPMCLEIADLLDKQGISATVVDPRWVKPVDEALPGLAAEHRVVVTVEDNGRVGGVGAAIAQALRDAGVDLPLRDFGIPPRFLDHASRKEVMAEIGLTAPDIARQVTGLVAKLDGRYEEAGPVGTGEDAVAPEAGGSAEPAEAVRD from the coding sequence GTGGCCCTGCTGACCCGCATCAGGGAACCGCGCGACCTGGACCGGCTGACCCCGGAGCAGCTCGACAGGCTGGCCGCGGAGATCCGCACCTTCCTCGTCGACGCCGTCTCCAAGACCGGCGGACACCTCGGGCCCAACCTCGGTGTCGTCGAGCTGACCATCGCGCTCCACCGGGTCTTCGACTCGCCCAAGGACAAGATCCTCTTCGACACGGGCCACCAGGCCTACGTCCACAAGCTCCTCACCGGCCGCCAGGACTTCTCCCGGCTGCGGGCCAAGGGGGGCCTGTCGGGCTATCCCTCGCGCGAGGAGTCCGAGCACGACGTCATCGAGAACAGCCACGCCTCCACGGTGCTCGGCTGGGCCGACGGCCTCGCCAAGGCGAACCAGATCCTCGACAAGAAGGACCACGTGGTCGCCGTCATCGGCGACGGCGCCCTCACCGGCGGCATGGCCTGGGAGGCGCTGAACAACATCGCGGTCGCCAAGGACCGCCCCCTCGTCATCGTCGTCAACGACAACGAGCGCTCCTACGAGCCCACCATCGGCGGCCTCGCCGACCACCTGGCCACCCTGCGCACCACCGACGGCTACGAGCGCTTCCTGGCCCGCGGCAAGGACCTCCTGGAGCGCACCCCGGTCGTCGGCAAGCCGCTCTACGAGACCCTGCACGGCGCCAAGAAGGGCCTGAAGGACTTCATCGCCCCCCAGGGCATGTTCGAGGACCTGGGCCTGAAGTACGTCGGCCCCATCGACGGCCACGACATCGAGGCCCTGGAGTCCGCGCTCCAGCGCGCCAAGCGCTTCGGCGGCCCCGTCCTCGTCCACTGCCTCACCCAGAAGGGCCGCGGCTACAAGCACGCCGAGCAGAACGAGGCCGACCGCTTCCACGGCATCGGGGCGATCCACCCCGACACCGGCCTGCCCGTCGCCTCCGGCGGCGCCAGCTGGACCTCCGTCTTCGCCGACGAGATGGTCAAGCTCGGGCAGGAGCGCGAGGACATCGTCGCCATCACCGCGGCCATGATGCAGCCCGTGGGCCTGGGCAAGTTCGCCAAGGCCTTCCCCGGCCGCGTCTACGACGTCGGCATCGCCGAGCAGCACGCGGCCACCTCGGCCGCCGGCCTGGCCACCGGCGGACTGCACCCGGTCTTCGCCGTCTACGCCACCTTCCTCAACCGCGCCTTCGACCAGGTCCTGATGGACGTGGCCCTGCACAGGTGCGGCGTCACCTTCGTCCTGGACCGGGCCGGCGTCACCGGCGACGACGGCGCCTCCCACAACGGCATGTGGGACATGTCGATCCTCCAGGTCGTCCCCGGCCTGCGGATCGCCGCCCCGCGCGACGCCGACCAGGTCCGCGCCCAGCTGCGCGAGGCCGTCGAGGTCAAGGACGCGCCCACGGTCGTGCGCTACTCCAAGGGCACCGTCGGCCCCGCCGTCGAGGCCGTCGACCGCGTCGGCGGCATGGACGTCCTGCGCCGCCCCGCGCCGGGCACCGAGCGGCCCGACGTCCTCGTCGTCTCCGTCGGCGCGCTCGCCCCCATGTGCCTGGAGATCGCCGACCTCCTCGACAAGCAGGGCATCTCCGCCACCGTCGTCGACCCGCGCTGGGTCAAGCCCGTCGACGAGGCCCTGCCCGGCCTCGCCGCCGAGCACCGCGTCGTCGTCACCGTCGAGGACAACGGCCGCGTGGGCGGCGTCGGCGCCGCGATCGCGCAGGCGCTGCGCGACGCGGGCGTGGACCTGCCGCTGCGCGACTTCGGCATCCCGCCGCGCTTCCTCGACCACGCCTCCCGCAAGGAGGTCATGGCCGAGATCGGGCTCACCGCCCCCGACATCGCCCGTCAGGTCACCGGGCTCGTCGCCAAGCTCGACGGGCGCTACGAGGAGGCCGGGCCGGTCGGGACCGGCGAGGACGCCGTGGCCCCCGAGGCCGGAGGTTCCGCCGAGCCCGCAGAGGCCGTACGCGACTGA
- a CDS encoding poly-gamma-glutamate biosynthesis protein PgsC/CapC, with protein MIPAVLTPEIAAIGIALGLLFSLVCYLTTNLSPGGMITPGWLALTLVEDLQRAAMVVGITVLTYLGTLLLQRYVILYGKRLFAAVVLTGVVLQATLYVVLQQQFPLMYANQTLGFIVPGLIAYQLVRQPRGATLLATATVSLANYVVLTAGILLGFMPTA; from the coding sequence TTGATCCCCGCCGTCCTCACTCCGGAGATCGCAGCCATCGGGATCGCCCTGGGCCTGCTGTTCTCGCTGGTCTGCTACCTGACGACGAACCTCTCCCCCGGCGGCATGATCACCCCCGGCTGGCTGGCCCTCACCCTCGTCGAGGACCTCCAGCGCGCGGCCATGGTCGTCGGCATCACCGTCCTGACCTACCTCGGCACCCTGCTGCTCCAGCGCTACGTGATCCTCTACGGCAAGCGGCTGTTCGCGGCCGTCGTCCTGACCGGCGTGGTGCTCCAGGCGACGCTCTACGTGGTCCTCCAGCAGCAGTTCCCGCTGATGTACGCCAACCAGACGCTCGGCTTCATCGTCCCCGGCCTGATCGCCTACCAGCTGGTCCGGCAGCCCCGGGGGGCGACGCTGCTGGCCACCGCCACCGTGTCGCTCGCCAACTACGTCGTCCTGACCGCCGGGATCCTGCTCGGCTTCATGCCCACCGCCTGA
- a CDS encoding amino acid permease gives MTTEQPVRSGRGRSAMFRTKSVEQSIQDTEEPEHALRKDLSAFDLTVFGVGVVIGTGIFVLTGKVAKENAGPSVALSFVLAGIVCALAALCYAEFASTVPVAGSAYTFSYASLGELPAWIIGWDLVLELALGCAVVAVGWSGYIRSLMENAGWSLPQVLTGPHHGAFGFDVLACALVLVLTCILIAGIKLSSRVTAVVVGIKVTVVLIVIIAGSFFISGANYDPFVPPAENAGGSGGLAAPLIQLIFGFTPSNFGVMGIFAAAAVVFFAFIGFDIVATAAEETRRPQRDVPRGILGSLAICTVLYVAVSIVVTGMQKYKLLSTDAPLADAFKDRGHPFWAGLISFGAAVGLTSVCMILLLGQSRVFFAMSRDGLLPRFFSTVHPRFGTPYRSTILLGAIVAVVAGFTSIDVLAELVNIGTLFAFVVVALGVVILRRTRPDLPRAFRTPFVPVVPVLSVLASLWLMLNLPAETWARFAVWMLLGVVVYFVYGRRNSRVRQGERPVPPGV, from the coding sequence ATGACCACAGAGCAACCCGTCCGGAGCGGCCGCGGCAGGAGCGCCATGTTCCGGACCAAATCGGTCGAGCAGTCCATCCAGGACACGGAGGAGCCGGAGCACGCCCTACGCAAGGACCTCTCCGCGTTCGACCTCACCGTCTTCGGGGTGGGCGTCGTCATCGGCACCGGCATCTTCGTCCTCACCGGCAAGGTCGCCAAGGAGAACGCGGGCCCCTCGGTGGCGCTCTCCTTCGTGCTCGCCGGGATCGTGTGCGCGCTGGCGGCCCTGTGCTACGCCGAATTCGCCTCCACCGTGCCGGTGGCCGGCTCCGCGTACACCTTCTCGTACGCCTCGCTCGGCGAGCTGCCCGCCTGGATCATCGGCTGGGACCTGGTGCTGGAGCTGGCCCTGGGCTGCGCCGTCGTCGCCGTCGGCTGGTCGGGCTACATCCGCTCGCTCATGGAGAACGCCGGCTGGAGCCTGCCGCAGGTCCTCACCGGCCCGCACCACGGCGCCTTCGGCTTCGACGTCCTCGCCTGCGCCCTCGTCCTCGTCCTGACCTGCATCCTGATCGCCGGAATAAAGCTCTCCTCCCGTGTGACGGCCGTCGTCGTCGGGATCAAGGTCACCGTCGTGCTGATCGTCATCATCGCGGGGTCCTTCTTCATCAGCGGCGCCAACTACGACCCGTTCGTCCCGCCCGCCGAGAACGCCGGGGGCTCGGGTGGCCTCGCCGCGCCGCTCATCCAGCTCATCTTCGGCTTCACGCCCTCCAACTTCGGCGTCATGGGCATCTTCGCCGCCGCCGCCGTCGTCTTCTTCGCCTTCATCGGCTTCGACATCGTCGCCACCGCCGCCGAGGAGACCCGCAGGCCCCAGCGCGACGTGCCCCGCGGCATCCTCGGCTCGCTGGCCATCTGCACCGTGCTCTACGTGGCGGTGTCGATCGTCGTCACCGGCATGCAGAAGTACAAGCTCCTGTCCACCGACGCACCCCTCGCCGACGCCTTCAAGGACCGCGGACACCCCTTCTGGGCCGGACTGATCAGCTTCGGCGCGGCCGTCGGGCTCACCTCCGTCTGCATGATCCTGCTGCTCGGGCAGAGCCGGGTGTTCTTCGCCATGAGCCGGGACGGACTGCTGCCCCGGTTCTTCTCCACCGTCCACCCGCGCTTCGGCACGCCCTACCGCTCGACGATCCTGCTCGGCGCGATCGTCGCCGTCGTGGCGGGCTTCACCTCGATCGACGTACTGGCCGAACTGGTCAACATCGGCACGCTCTTCGCGTTCGTCGTCGTCGCCCTCGGCGTCGTCATCCTGCGCCGTACCCGCCCCGACCTGCCGCGGGCCTTCCGCACCCCGTTCGTGCCCGTGGTCCCCGTGCTGTCGGTCCTCGCGTCGCTGTGGCTGATGCTGAACCTGCCCGCCGAGACCTGGGCGCGGTTCGCCGTCTGGATGCTGCTCGGAGTCGTCGTCTACTTCGTCTACGGGCGCCGCAACAGCCGCGTCCGGCAAGGGGAGCGGCCGGTGCCGCCGGGAGTCTGA
- a CDS encoding ROK family transcriptional regulator: METPGSQSSLHRANLERVVRAVRMAGSLTQAEIARSTGLSAATVSNIVRELKDGGTVEVTPTSSGGRRARSVSLSGDAGIVVGVDFGHTHLRVAVGNLAHRVLAEEAEPLDVDASAAQGLARAEYLVKSLISAAGISPDKIIGVGLGVPGPIDVESGVLGSTAILPGWAGTNPRDDLAGRLGVPVYVDNDANLGALGELVWGAGRGAADLAYIKVASGVGAGLVINGQIYRGPGGTAGEIGHITLDESGPVCRCGNRGCLETFTAARYVLPLLHSAHGADLTVAKMVRLAQEGDPGCRRVISDVGRHIGSGVANLCNLLNPSRVVLGGDLADSGELVLAPIRESVSRYAIPSAARQLEVVPGALGGRAEVLGALALVLSEMGDASLLDDAAPFRAPLPG; this comes from the coding sequence GTGGAGACTCCGGGGTCGCAGTCGTCGCTGCACCGGGCCAACCTGGAGCGGGTCGTGCGTGCCGTGCGCATGGCGGGGTCGCTCACCCAGGCGGAGATCGCCCGGTCGACGGGGCTCTCCGCGGCCACCGTCTCAAACATCGTCCGCGAGCTCAAGGACGGCGGGACCGTCGAGGTCACGCCCACCTCCTCCGGCGGGCGGCGGGCGCGCAGCGTCTCGCTGTCCGGTGACGCCGGCATCGTCGTCGGCGTGGACTTCGGCCACACCCACCTGCGCGTGGCCGTCGGGAACCTCGCCCACCGCGTGCTGGCCGAGGAGGCCGAGCCGCTGGACGTCGACGCCTCCGCCGCGCAGGGGCTGGCCCGCGCGGAGTACCTGGTCAAGAGCCTGATCTCGGCCGCCGGCATCAGCCCCGACAAGATCATCGGCGTGGGTCTGGGTGTGCCCGGGCCCATCGACGTGGAGTCCGGCGTGCTCGGCTCCACCGCGATCCTGCCGGGCTGGGCCGGCACCAACCCCCGCGACGACCTCGCGGGCCGGCTCGGCGTGCCCGTCTACGTCGACAACGACGCCAACCTCGGTGCCCTCGGCGAGCTGGTCTGGGGTGCCGGGCGCGGGGCCGCGGACCTCGCCTACATCAAGGTCGCCAGCGGCGTCGGTGCCGGGCTCGTCATCAACGGGCAGATCTACCGGGGCCCGGGCGGCACCGCCGGCGAGATCGGGCACATCACCCTCGACGAGTCCGGTCCCGTCTGCCGTTGCGGCAACCGCGGCTGCCTGGAGACCTTCACTGCCGCCCGGTACGTGCTGCCGCTGCTCCATTCGGCCCACGGCGCCGATCTGACCGTGGCCAAAATGGTGCGGCTCGCCCAGGAGGGCGACCCCGGATGCCGGCGGGTCATTTCGGACGTGGGTCGCCATATCGGTAGTGGCGTGGCCAATCTCTGCAATCTGCTCAATCCCAGTCGTGTCGTCCTCGGCGGCGACCTCGCGGACTCCGGTGAGCTGGTGCTCGCGCCCATCCGGGAATCCGTCTCCCGCTACGCGATCCCCAGCGCCGCACGGCAGTTGGAGGTCGTGCCCGGCGCGCTGGGCGGCCGGGCCGAGGTGCTGGGCGCGCTCGCGCTCGTCCTCAGCGAAATGGGTGACGCCTCCCTGCTGGACGACGCCGCGCCCTTTCGCGCGCCGCTGCCCGGCTGA
- a CDS encoding ATP-binding cassette domain-containing protein, with translation MIHVTAAPVLALRGISKRFGAVQALTDVELEIHPGEVVALVGDNGAGKSTLVKTIAGAGPADDGVIEWEGRPVTIDRPHTAQELGIATVYQDLALCDNLDVVGNLFLGREITRAGVLDEVEMERRSRELLSTLSIRIPSVRIPIASLSGGQRQTVAIARSLLGEPKIVILDEPTAALGVEQTAQVLDLVERLRERGLGVILISHNMADVKAVADRVAVLRLGRNNGTFDVRTTSQEEIISAITGATDNAVTRRKARTAQSESAEAAK, from the coding sequence ATGATTCACGTGACCGCTGCGCCCGTGCTGGCGTTGCGCGGAATCTCCAAGCGGTTCGGTGCCGTCCAGGCGCTCACCGACGTGGAGCTGGAGATCCACCCCGGCGAGGTGGTCGCCCTGGTCGGCGACAACGGCGCCGGCAAGTCCACCCTGGTCAAGACCATCGCGGGCGCCGGCCCCGCGGACGACGGCGTCATCGAGTGGGAGGGCCGGCCCGTCACCATCGACCGGCCGCACACCGCCCAGGAGCTCGGCATCGCGACCGTCTACCAGGACCTCGCCCTGTGCGACAACCTCGACGTGGTCGGCAACCTCTTCCTCGGCCGGGAGATCACCCGCGCCGGCGTGCTGGACGAGGTCGAGATGGAACGGCGCTCCCGCGAGCTGCTCTCCACCCTCTCGATCCGCATCCCCAGCGTCCGGATCCCCATCGCCTCGCTCTCCGGCGGCCAGCGCCAGACCGTCGCGATCGCCCGTTCGCTGCTCGGCGAGCCCAAGATCGTGATCCTGGACGAGCCCACCGCCGCCCTCGGCGTGGAGCAGACCGCGCAGGTCCTCGACCTCGTCGAGCGGCTGCGCGAGCGCGGCCTCGGGGTGATCCTCATCAGCCACAACATGGCCGACGTGAAGGCCGTCGCCGACCGGGTCGCGGTGCTGCGCCTCGGCCGCAACAACGGCACCTTCGATGTGCGGACGACCTCCCAGGAGGAGATCATCTCCGCCATCACCGGCGCCACGGACAACGCGGTGACCCGTCGCAAGGCACGTACCGCACAGAGCGAGAGCGCGGAGGCCGCGAAGTGA